One genomic window of Streptomonospora nanhaiensis includes the following:
- the pknB gene encoding Stk1 family PASTA domain-containing Ser/Thr kinase produces MDMTTADPLVGTTLDQRYRVEARVASGGMATVYVAHDLRLDRRLACKVMHPSLAEDPTFVRRFINEAHSVAKLSHPNVVQVFDQGTDQGHVYLCMEYVPGRTLRDMLHARGRLAARDALDIIAPVLAALGAAHQAGMIHRDVKPENVLLTEDGLVKVADFGLARAVESQQGMTKTGTLMGTAAYLAPEQIERGTSDARTDVYAAGIMLYELLTGRQPHTGDTPISIAYQHVNEDVPRPSRMVPGIPPEVDTLVTRATERDPRYRPANAGQYLALVLEARNALPAAAGADPARDAATAVVPAAVGPAPGPNDTLVVEAGGLADLRDPDDDLDDDLPPARRGSLDRRHYPMLLVSAVLAVVLVVLGWWFFIGRYEPVPDVVGMGEEEAANVLRDAGLRMEVADSEVYSDSVEPGLIAEVDPAVDDRVLPNDTVTVSLSKGPQTVEMPDVVGQSASDARAALEDQGFTEITEEQTTSHEEPAGTVLSTDPEPGAEADREGEIVLTVAQGFDLPDVVGQNQDQARTTLEDLGLRVSVTEQPSDDVPAGQVISQEPGAGSTASAGDDIALTVSTGPEKIEIPDVTGWKVEDAEKELRELGFEVTVTEILGGDRVVRYSPTGEAEKGTEIQLWVSPFGPGGNGDEGDDGHGNGNGNGRGGDD; encoded by the coding sequence GTGGACATGACGACTGCGGACCCCCTTGTCGGCACGACCCTCGACCAGCGCTACCGCGTCGAGGCGCGCGTCGCCAGCGGCGGCATGGCCACGGTCTATGTGGCCCACGACCTGCGCCTGGACCGCCGCCTGGCGTGCAAGGTCATGCACCCCTCCCTGGCCGAGGACCCCACGTTCGTGCGCCGCTTCATCAACGAGGCGCACTCGGTGGCCAAGCTGTCCCACCCCAACGTGGTGCAGGTCTTCGACCAGGGCACCGACCAGGGCCACGTCTACCTGTGCATGGAGTACGTGCCGGGCCGCACCCTGCGCGACATGCTGCACGCGCGCGGCCGCCTGGCGGCGCGCGACGCCCTCGACATCATCGCCCCCGTGCTGGCGGCGCTGGGCGCCGCCCACCAGGCGGGCATGATCCACCGCGACGTCAAGCCCGAGAACGTCCTGCTGACCGAGGACGGCCTGGTCAAGGTCGCCGACTTCGGCCTGGCCCGGGCCGTGGAGTCCCAGCAGGGCATGACCAAGACCGGCACGCTCATGGGCACCGCCGCCTACCTGGCGCCCGAGCAGATCGAGCGCGGCACCTCCGACGCCCGCACCGACGTCTACGCCGCCGGGATCATGCTGTACGAACTTCTCACCGGCCGCCAGCCGCACACCGGCGACACCCCGATCTCCATCGCCTACCAGCACGTCAACGAGGACGTCCCGCGCCCCTCGCGGATGGTGCCCGGTATCCCGCCCGAGGTCGACACCCTGGTCACCCGCGCCACCGAGCGCGACCCCCGCTACCGCCCCGCCAACGCCGGGCAGTACCTCGCCCTGGTCCTGGAGGCCCGCAACGCCCTGCCCGCGGCCGCGGGCGCCGACCCGGCGCGCGACGCCGCCACCGCCGTCGTGCCCGCCGCGGTCGGCCCCGCTCCCGGCCCCAACGACACCCTGGTCGTCGAGGCCGGCGGCCTGGCCGACCTCCGCGACCCCGACGACGACCTCGACGACGACCTCCCTCCCGCGCGGCGGGGCAGCCTGGACCGCCGGCACTACCCCATGCTGCTGGTCTCGGCCGTGCTCGCGGTGGTGCTGGTCGTGCTGGGCTGGTGGTTCTTCATCGGCCGCTACGAACCCGTGCCCGACGTGGTGGGCATGGGCGAGGAGGAGGCCGCCAACGTCCTGCGCGACGCCGGCCTGCGCATGGAGGTCGCCGACTCCGAGGTCTACAGCGACAGCGTCGAGCCCGGCCTGATCGCCGAGGTCGACCCCGCCGTCGACGACCGCGTGCTGCCCAACGACACCGTCACCGTGTCGCTGTCCAAGGGCCCCCAGACCGTCGAGATGCCCGACGTGGTCGGCCAGTCCGCCTCCGACGCCCGCGCGGCGCTGGAGGACCAGGGCTTCACCGAGATCACCGAGGAGCAGACCACCTCGCACGAGGAGCCCGCCGGCACCGTGCTGAGCACCGACCCCGAACCCGGCGCCGAGGCCGACCGCGAGGGCGAGATCGTCCTCACGGTCGCCCAGGGCTTCGACCTGCCCGACGTGGTGGGCCAGAACCAGGACCAGGCGCGGACCACCCTGGAGGACCTCGGCCTGCGGGTGTCGGTCACCGAGCAGCCCAGCGACGACGTTCCCGCCGGGCAGGTGATCTCCCAGGAGCCGGGGGCCGGCTCCACCGCCAGCGCCGGCGACGACATCGCGCTCACGGTCTCCACCGGACCCGAGAAGATCGAGATCCCCGACGTCACCGGCTGGAAGGTCGAGGACGCCGAGAAGGAGCTGCGCGAACTCGGCTTCGAGGTCACCGTCACCGAGATCCTGGGCGGCGACCGGGTTGTGCGCTACAGCCCCACCGGCGAGGCCGAGAAGGGCACCGAGATCCAGCTCTGGGTCAGCCCGTTCGGCCCCGGCGGCAACGGCGACGAGGGCGACGACGGCCACGGGAACGGCAACGGCAACGGGCGCGGCGGCGACGACTGA
- a CDS encoding response regulator: protein MDSRPRSDRPADPRPLRVMVVDDHPMWRDAVARDLAEAGLEVVATAGDGAKAVRVAPAARPTVAVLDLQLPDMSGVEVTRRLLAAAEPPRILILSASGERADVLEAVKAGATGYLVKSAGREELLDAVRRVHSGEAVYTAGLAGLVLGEYRRMAAEPGTRADSAAAPSLTPRETEVLRQVAKGLGYKQIAERLSISHRTVQNHVQNTLNKLHLHNRVELARYAIDRGLDADG, encoded by the coding sequence ATGGACAGCCGGCCCCGCTCCGACCGCCCCGCCGACCCCCGCCCCCTCCGCGTCATGGTGGTCGACGACCACCCGATGTGGCGCGACGCGGTGGCACGCGACCTCGCCGAGGCCGGGCTGGAGGTCGTCGCCACGGCCGGCGACGGCGCCAAGGCGGTGCGGGTGGCCCCGGCCGCCCGGCCCACCGTGGCCGTGCTCGACCTCCAGCTGCCCGACATGTCCGGTGTCGAGGTCACCCGCCGCCTGCTGGCCGCCGCCGAGCCGCCGCGCATCCTGATCCTGTCGGCCAGCGGCGAGCGCGCCGACGTGCTGGAGGCCGTGAAGGCGGGCGCCACCGGCTACCTGGTGAAGTCCGCCGGGCGCGAGGAGCTGCTGGACGCCGTGCGGCGGGTGCACTCCGGCGAGGCCGTCTACACCGCCGGGCTGGCCGGGCTGGTGCTGGGCGAGTACCGGCGCATGGCCGCCGAGCCCGGCACCCGCGCCGACTCCGCCGCCGCGCCCTCCCTCACGCCCCGCGAGACCGAGGTGCTGCGCCAGGTGGCCAAGGGGCTGGGCTACAAGCAGATCGCCGAGCGGCTGTCAATCTCGCACCGCACGGTGCAGAACCACGTGCAGAACACCCTGAACAAGCTGCACCTGCACAACCGGGTGGAGCTGGCGCGCTACGCGATCGACCGGGGCCTGGACGCCGACGGCTGA
- the glpK gene encoding glycerol kinase GlpK, translating into MTVLAIDAGTTGVTALIVDENGAVLARGYQEFAQHYPESGWVEHVPEEIWQATLSACQTALDGTEAQPTCIGITNQRETAVLWSRKRGGAPRRAIVWQDRRTAGICAELRDAGHEERVTQVTGLRLDPYFTATKLTWMSRNDKRAWSGVESGDTVAGTVDSYIISRMTAGARHVTDASNASRTLLYDINEGRWSEEMCELFGVPVSALPEVVPSYGTVGETDPEEFLGLRLPVAGIAGDQQAAMFGQNCYTPGSSKCTYGTGSFVLVNTGESPVAPEHGLLSTVLWQHPDGRLEYALEGSIFVTGAAVQWLRDGLGLIDTAAQTEGLAASVRDSGGVVFVPALTGLGAPDWDPHARGAIFGITRGTGRAHIARATLEAIAFEVRDVAEAMARASGTELPELRVDGGASANNLLCQIQADQLQVSVARPEVQETTALGAAFLAGLGTGVWSSTDELTQTWNLDRRFEPGERDEGAHRRWRAAVERTKGWADIG; encoded by the coding sequence ATGACCGTCCTCGCGATCGACGCCGGAACCACCGGTGTCACCGCCCTCATCGTGGATGAGAACGGCGCCGTTCTCGCCCGGGGTTACCAGGAGTTCGCTCAGCATTATCCCGAGTCGGGGTGGGTCGAGCACGTACCCGAGGAGATCTGGCAGGCCACCCTCTCCGCGTGCCAGACCGCGCTGGACGGCACCGAGGCCCAGCCCACCTGCATCGGTATCACCAACCAGCGCGAGACCGCCGTGCTGTGGAGCCGCAAGCGGGGCGGGGCACCGCGCAGAGCCATCGTGTGGCAGGACCGCCGCACCGCCGGGATCTGCGCCGAACTGCGCGACGCCGGCCACGAGGAGCGCGTGACCCAGGTCACCGGCCTGCGGCTGGACCCCTACTTCACCGCCACCAAGCTCACCTGGATGAGCCGCAACGACAAGCGCGCCTGGAGCGGGGTGGAGTCCGGCGACACCGTGGCCGGCACCGTCGACTCCTACATCATCAGCCGCATGACCGCCGGGGCGCGCCACGTCACCGACGCCTCCAACGCCTCGCGCACCCTGCTCTACGACATCAACGAGGGCCGCTGGTCGGAGGAGATGTGCGAGCTGTTCGGGGTGCCGGTGTCGGCGCTTCCGGAGGTCGTGCCCTCCTACGGCACGGTCGGCGAGACCGACCCCGAGGAGTTCCTCGGCCTGCGGCTGCCCGTCGCCGGAATCGCCGGCGACCAGCAGGCGGCCATGTTCGGCCAGAACTGCTACACCCCCGGCTCCTCCAAGTGCACCTACGGCACCGGGTCCTTCGTGCTCGTCAACACCGGGGAGTCGCCCGTGGCGCCCGAGCACGGCCTGCTGAGCACCGTGCTGTGGCAGCACCCCGACGGCCGCCTGGAGTACGCCCTGGAGGGCTCCATCTTCGTCACCGGCGCCGCCGTGCAGTGGCTGCGCGACGGACTGGGGCTCATCGACACCGCGGCCCAGACCGAGGGGCTGGCGGCCAGCGTGCGCGACTCCGGCGGCGTGGTGTTCGTGCCCGCGCTCACCGGCCTGGGCGCCCCCGACTGGGACCCCCACGCGCGCGGCGCGATCTTCGGCATCACCCGCGGCACCGGGCGCGCCCACATCGCCCGGGCGACCCTGGAGGCCATCGCCTTCGAGGTGCGCGACGTCGCCGAGGCCATGGCGCGCGCCTCGGGCACCGAACTGCCCGAGCTGCGGGTCGACGGCGGCGCCTCGGCCAACAACCTGCTCTGCCAGATCCAGGCCGACCAGCTCCAGGTCAGCGTCGCCCGGCCCGAGGTGCAGGAGACCACCGCGCTGGGCGCGGCGTTCCTCGCCGGGCTGGGTACCGGCGTGTGGTCCTCCACCGACGAGCTGACCCAGACCTGGAACCTCGACCGCCGGTTCGAGCCGGGCGAGCGCGACGAGGGCGCCCACCGCCGCTGGCGCGCGGCGGTGGAGCGGACCAAGGGCTGGGCCGACATCGGCTGA
- a CDS encoding 6-phosphofructokinase, translating to MRVGVLTGGGDCPGLNAVIRAVVRKGIKDYGYEFVGFRDGWRGPLEGDTMPLDRAAVSGILPRGGTILGSSRTNLMKIEGGVERVKANMAELGIDALVAIGGEDTLGVATQLTDRDVKVVGVPKTIDNDLNATDFTFGFDTAVNIATEAIDRLHTTAESHHRALVVEVMGRHAGWIALHSGMAAGANVILIPERPFDIDQVVAHVESRFKTNYAPIIVVAEGAHPKDGQMELSTGEKDAFGHVRLGGIGQRLADEIESRTGKEARSVVLGHVQRGGTPSAFDRVLATRLGVNAIDAVHDGDFGKMVALQGTDIVRVDLSAATEKLKTVPTERYEEAEVFFG from the coding sequence ATGCGAGTCGGGGTGCTGACCGGCGGCGGTGACTGCCCGGGGCTGAACGCGGTGATCCGCGCGGTGGTCCGCAAGGGAATCAAGGACTACGGCTACGAGTTCGTGGGGTTCCGCGACGGCTGGCGCGGCCCGCTTGAGGGCGACACCATGCCCCTGGACCGGGCGGCGGTCAGCGGGATCCTCCCGCGCGGCGGCACGATCCTGGGCTCCTCCCGCACCAACCTCATGAAGATCGAGGGCGGGGTCGAGCGGGTCAAGGCCAACATGGCCGAACTGGGCATCGACGCCCTGGTCGCCATCGGCGGCGAGGACACCCTGGGCGTGGCCACCCAGCTCACCGACCGCGACGTCAAGGTCGTGGGCGTGCCCAAGACCATCGACAACGACCTCAACGCCACCGACTTCACCTTCGGCTTCGACACCGCCGTCAACATCGCCACCGAGGCGATCGACCGGCTGCACACCACCGCGGAGTCCCACCACCGCGCGCTGGTCGTGGAGGTCATGGGCCGCCACGCCGGGTGGATCGCCCTGCACTCGGGCATGGCCGCCGGCGCCAACGTCATCCTCATCCCCGAGCGGCCCTTCGACATCGACCAGGTCGTGGCGCACGTCGAGAGCCGCTTCAAGACCAACTACGCCCCCATCATCGTCGTCGCCGAGGGCGCCCACCCCAAGGACGGCCAGATGGAGCTGTCCACCGGCGAGAAGGACGCCTTCGGCCACGTCCGGCTGGGCGGTATCGGCCAGCGCCTGGCCGACGAGATCGAGTCGCGCACCGGCAAGGAGGCGCGCTCGGTCGTGCTGGGCCACGTGCAGCGCGGCGGCACCCCCTCGGCGTTCGACCGCGTGCTGGCCACCCGCCTGGGCGTCAACGCCATCGACGCCGTCCACGACGGCGACTTCGGCAAGATGGTCGCCCTGCAGGGCACCGACATCGTGCGCGTGGACCTGTCGGCGGCCACCGAGAAGCTGAAGACCGTCCCCACCGAGCGCTACGAGGAGGCCGAGGTCTTCTTCGGCTGA
- the thiI gene encoding tRNA uracil 4-sulfurtransferase ThiI: MAVMSEPEAVDGREAAEAAVPVRSASGPHELCVLMKLGEIVLKGSNRRLFERRLHNNIRAAARGLGEIKLTQRGAGVIIVRMPGGSDLEVAELAERMRNVMGVVWVHLVRRVPKDLDTVTATAVAALADRTGTFAVKARRRDKRFPLTSSEIARHVGSAVVAAHGLPVDLKRPANTVAIEVDKDEVFVFTDGIPGQGGLPVGMSGRALVLLSGGIDSPVAAHRMMRRGLKVDYLHFSGMPFTGPESIYKAYSLVRQLDRFQVGSRLFVVPFGKAQQQLKSSGVERLQIVAQRRLMLKTAEALADDLGAEALITGDALGQVSSQTMTNLTALDDAVDLPILRPLIGMDKTEIMDQARRIGTLTISELPDEDCCTLLTPRQVETAAKIPDLRQIEKRLDAEELAEHLVTTAQLHRPSFLGDSAPATV, encoded by the coding sequence ATGGCCGTCATGTCCGAGCCCGAGGCCGTCGACGGGCGCGAGGCCGCCGAAGCCGCCGTCCCGGTGCGGTCCGCCTCCGGACCGCACGAGCTGTGCGTGCTGATGAAACTCGGCGAGATCGTGCTCAAGGGCAGCAACCGCCGCCTGTTCGAGCGCCGCCTGCACAACAACATCCGCGCCGCCGCGCGCGGCCTGGGCGAGATCAAGCTGACCCAGCGCGGCGCGGGCGTCATCATCGTCCGCATGCCCGGCGGCTCCGACCTGGAGGTCGCCGAACTCGCCGAGCGCATGCGCAACGTCATGGGCGTGGTGTGGGTGCACCTGGTGCGCCGCGTGCCCAAGGACCTCGACACCGTCACCGCCACCGCCGTCGCCGCGCTGGCCGACCGCACCGGCACCTTCGCGGTCAAGGCGCGCCGCCGCGACAAGCGGTTCCCGCTGACCTCCTCCGAGATCGCCCGGCACGTGGGTTCGGCCGTGGTCGCCGCGCACGGCCTGCCCGTCGACCTCAAGCGGCCGGCCAACACGGTGGCCATCGAGGTCGACAAGGACGAGGTGTTCGTCTTCACCGACGGCATCCCCGGCCAGGGCGGCCTGCCGGTGGGCATGAGCGGGCGCGCGCTGGTGCTGCTGTCGGGCGGCATCGACTCCCCCGTCGCCGCGCACCGGATGATGCGCCGCGGCCTCAAGGTCGACTACCTGCACTTCTCCGGCATGCCGTTCACCGGCCCGGAGTCCATCTACAAGGCCTACAGCCTGGTACGCCAGCTCGACCGCTTCCAGGTGGGCTCGCGGCTGTTCGTGGTGCCCTTCGGCAAGGCCCAGCAGCAGCTGAAGAGCTCGGGTGTGGAGCGGCTGCAGATCGTGGCGCAGCGGCGGCTGATGCTCAAGACCGCCGAGGCGCTGGCCGACGACCTCGGCGCCGAGGCGCTGATCACCGGCGACGCGCTGGGCCAGGTCTCCAGCCAGACCATGACCAACCTGACGGCGCTGGACGACGCGGTCGACCTGCCGATCCTGCGGCCGCTGATCGGCATGGACAAGACCGAGATCATGGACCAGGCGCGGCGCATCGGCACGTTGACCATCTCGGAGCTGCCCGACGAGGACTGCTGCACGCTGCTGACCCCCCGCCAGGTCGAGACCGCGGCCAAGATCCCCGACCTCCGCCAGATCGAGAAGCGGCTGGACGCCGAGGAGCTGGCCGAGCACCTGGTCACCACGGCGCAGCTGCACCGGCCCAGCTTCCTGGGCGACTCCGCCCCCGCCACGGTCTGA
- the aroF gene encoding 3-deoxy-7-phosphoheptulonate synthase, with the protein MVIVMGPGATPEHIDNLVDLVASAGGEAYVTRGVSRTIIGLVGDVRQFETLDLRAMPGVSDVLRISVPYKLVSSENHPTRSTVRVAGVPIGGDHLTVIAGPCAVETPDQTLRAAQMAKAAGAALLRGGAYKPRTSPYAFQGLGEAGLKILADVRAETGLPIVTEVVDAADVELVAGYADMLQIGTRNMQNFALLQAAGEAGRPVMLKRGMNATIEEWLMAAEYIAQRGNLDIVLCERGIRTFEKATRNTLDISAVPVAQRLSHLPVIVDPSHSGGKRELVLPLSRAAIAVGADGIIVDVHPHPETALCDGPQALVDSDIAELADIAATLPALLGRTLTPAPEPRREPVGV; encoded by the coding sequence ATGGTCATCGTCATGGGGCCAGGAGCAACACCCGAACATATCGACAACCTCGTCGACCTCGTCGCGAGCGCGGGAGGCGAGGCCTACGTCACGCGCGGTGTCAGCCGCACCATCATCGGTCTGGTGGGCGACGTGCGGCAGTTCGAGACCCTGGACCTGCGCGCCATGCCCGGCGTCAGCGACGTCCTGCGCATCAGCGTCCCCTACAAGCTCGTGAGCAGCGAGAACCACCCCACCCGCTCCACCGTCCGGGTGGCCGGGGTGCCCATCGGCGGCGACCACCTCACCGTCATCGCCGGGCCGTGCGCGGTCGAGACCCCCGACCAGACCCTGCGGGCCGCCCAGATGGCCAAGGCGGCCGGTGCGGCGCTGCTGCGCGGCGGCGCCTACAAGCCCCGCACCTCCCCCTACGCCTTCCAGGGCCTGGGCGAGGCCGGCCTGAAGATCCTGGCCGACGTGCGCGCCGAGACCGGCCTGCCGATCGTCACCGAGGTGGTCGACGCCGCCGACGTCGAGCTGGTCGCCGGCTACGCCGACATGCTGCAGATCGGCACCCGCAACATGCAGAACTTCGCGCTGCTCCAGGCGGCCGGCGAGGCGGGCCGCCCGGTCATGCTCAAGCGCGGCATGAACGCCACCATCGAGGAGTGGCTGATGGCCGCCGAGTACATCGCCCAGCGCGGCAACCTCGACATCGTGCTGTGCGAGCGCGGCATCCGCACCTTCGAGAAGGCCACCCGCAACACCCTGGACATCAGCGCGGTGCCGGTCGCCCAGCGGCTGTCCCACCTGCCGGTGATCGTCGACCCCTCGCACTCGGGCGGCAAGCGCGAACTGGTGCTGCCGCTGTCGCGGGCGGCCATCGCGGTCGGGGCCGACGGCATCATCGTCGACGTCCACCCCCACCCCGAGACCGCGCTGTGCGACGGCCCGCAGGCGCTGGTGGACTCCGACATCGCCGAGCTGGCCGACATCGCCGCCACGCTGCCCGCGCTGCTGGGCCGCACCCTCACCCCCGCGCCCGAGCCGCGGCGCGAACCGGTCGGGGTCTGA
- a CDS encoding molybdopterin-dependent oxidoreductase, producing the protein MSEQPLPPGQYVPRDWPALHYGPVPRFRPERWDLRVYGFTESLGEYRWTWPEFDALPRVRTVSDFHCVTRFTMPEVAWSGVSTRTLVELAPPAPSVTHVLVWAEYGYSANMRIGDFLADDVLLATHREGAPLAPEHGHPVRLVVPHLYGWKSVKWVRAVEYLTADRRGFWEERGYHNRADPWKEQRYSYQEEPGDGPPLV; encoded by the coding sequence TTGTCGGAACAGCCGTTGCCGCCGGGGCAGTACGTACCGCGCGACTGGCCCGCCCTGCACTACGGGCCCGTGCCGCGCTTCCGGCCCGAGCGGTGGGACCTGCGGGTCTACGGGTTCACCGAGAGCCTGGGCGAGTACCGGTGGACGTGGCCGGAGTTCGACGCGCTGCCGCGCGTGCGGACCGTCTCCGACTTCCACTGCGTGACCAGGTTCACCATGCCCGAGGTCGCCTGGAGCGGGGTCTCCACCCGCACGCTGGTGGAGCTGGCGCCCCCGGCGCCCTCGGTCACCCACGTGCTGGTGTGGGCGGAGTACGGCTACAGCGCCAACATGCGCATCGGCGACTTCCTGGCCGACGACGTGCTGCTGGCCACCCACCGGGAGGGCGCCCCGCTGGCCCCCGAGCACGGCCACCCGGTACGGCTGGTGGTGCCCCACCTGTACGGGTGGAAGAGCGTGAAGTGGGTGCGGGCGGTGGAGTACCTGACCGCCGACCGGCGCGGGTTCTGGGAGGAGCGCGGCTACCACAACCGGGCGGACCCCTGGAAGGAGCAGCGCTACTCCTACCAGGAGGAACCGGGTGACGGGCCGCCGCTGGTGTGA
- a CDS encoding FAD-dependent monooxygenase, translated as MPANAPIPAPVPAPTAPTAATAATDVVIAGAGPNGLMLACELALAGVRPIVLEQRTEPATDNRANGLVGRVVPLMHRRGLRRRLTGDTEPPVPNDVFVFGALLLDLRLAADNPLHGLPVPQRRIEAMLAERAAELGVEVRRGHAVTGLVQDAEAHPNTGPTPGPTPDPDPDPTAAPDPAAVTVEVAGPAGAYRLRARYLVGADGGHSAVRKLSGIGFPGVTKDNTVTRTAHVSVPAALVDPATGGLDVPGYGPVPPFAHHRTDHGLIAFAPFTPEAPLLSVTEWTDPGAAVGGDPDTPPTLAELRDSVRRVLGADVPLAPPAGPGPHVLRRVLGGNTRLADRFRAGRVLLVGDAAHVHSAMGGPGLNLGLQDAVNLGWKLAAVVRGRSAPGLLDTYEAERRPVAERVNMQTQAQSALIAPGADVTALRELFTELLRLPDVVQHVADTMAGADVRYDMGLADPHPLVGRWAPDLVLEPADGGPAQALDALTRDARPLLLDLTGKGEYAAAAESWGDRVRAVTARPSGATPAPARALLLRPDCHTAWATAAEQPTDRDLGDLRAALERWFGPAH; from the coding sequence ATGCCCGCCAACGCACCCATCCCCGCACCTGTCCCCGCCCCCACCGCACCTACCGCCGCCACCGCCGCCACCGATGTCGTCATCGCCGGAGCCGGCCCCAACGGGCTGATGCTCGCCTGCGAACTCGCCCTCGCCGGGGTGCGGCCCATCGTGCTGGAGCAGCGCACCGAACCCGCCACCGACAACCGGGCCAACGGCCTCGTCGGCCGCGTGGTGCCGCTGATGCACCGGCGCGGTCTGCGCCGGCGCCTGACCGGGGACACCGAGCCGCCCGTCCCCAATGACGTCTTCGTGTTCGGCGCGCTCCTGCTGGACCTCCGCCTGGCCGCCGACAACCCCCTCCACGGCCTGCCGGTGCCGCAGCGGCGTATCGAGGCGATGCTGGCCGAGCGCGCCGCCGAACTCGGCGTGGAGGTCCGCCGGGGACACGCCGTCACGGGCCTGGTGCAGGACGCCGAGGCCCACCCCAACACCGGCCCCACCCCCGGCCCCACCCCCGACCCCGACCCCGACCCGACCGCCGCACCTGACCCCGCCGCCGTCACCGTCGAGGTCGCCGGGCCCGCCGGCGCCTACCGGTTGCGCGCCCGCTACCTGGTCGGCGCCGACGGCGGGCACAGCGCCGTCCGCAAGCTCAGCGGCATCGGCTTCCCCGGAGTCACCAAGGACAACACCGTCACCCGGACCGCCCACGTCAGCGTCCCGGCCGCGCTCGTCGACCCCGCCACCGGCGGCCTGGACGTCCCCGGCTACGGCCCCGTCCCGCCCTTCGCCCACCACCGCACCGACCACGGGCTCATCGCCTTCGCCCCGTTCACGCCCGAGGCTCCACTGCTCAGCGTCACCGAGTGGACCGACCCCGGCGCCGCCGTCGGCGGAGACCCCGACACCCCGCCCACCCTGGCCGAGCTCCGCGACAGCGTGCGCCGCGTGCTGGGCGCCGACGTGCCGCTCGCACCCCCGGCCGGCCCGGGGCCGCACGTGCTCCGCCGGGTGCTGGGCGGCAACACCCGCCTGGCCGACCGGTTCCGCGCGGGCCGCGTCCTGCTGGTCGGCGACGCCGCCCATGTGCACTCCGCCATGGGCGGACCCGGCCTCAACCTGGGCCTGCAGGACGCCGTCAACCTCGGCTGGAAGCTGGCCGCCGTGGTGCGCGGCCGCTCCGCGCCCGGCCTGCTGGACACCTACGAGGCCGAGCGCCGCCCGGTCGCCGAGCGCGTGAACATGCAGACCCAGGCGCAGTCCGCGCTGATCGCGCCCGGCGCCGACGTCACCGCCCTGCGGGAGCTGTTCACCGAGCTGCTGCGCCTTCCCGACGTCGTCCAGCACGTCGCCGACACCATGGCCGGCGCCGACGTCCGGTACGACATGGGCCTGGCCGACCCCCACCCGCTCGTCGGACGCTGGGCGCCCGACCTGGTGCTGGAGCCCGCCGACGGCGGCCCGGCCCAGGCCCTGGACGCCCTCACCCGTGACGCCCGTCCGCTGCTGCTGGACCTCACCGGAAAGGGGGAGTACGCGGCGGCGGCCGAGAGCTGGGGCGACCGGGTGCGCGCCGTCACCGCGCGCCCTTCGGGCGCGACACCGGCTCCCGCCCGCGCGCTGCTGCTGCGCCCGGACTGCCACACGGCGTGGGCGACGGCGGCGGAGCAGCCCACCGACCGCGACCTCGGCGACCTGCGCGCCGCGCTGGAACGCTGGTTCGGGCCCGCCCACTGA
- a CDS encoding acyl-CoA-like ligand-binding transcription factor, with protein MDAEDPAPPGLRERKKQRTRLALSWAAIRLSVERGYANVRVEDIADEVGVSARTFSNYFASKGEAIAARQLDRARLIADELRARPASEPLWTAIRNAARARIALDRPTDGQATPDDQWIAGVRLMLTEPALQAEMFRISAAAHDALAAAVADRVGVDPEDLYPQLVAGSVGAAMQAAMRRWLRADPPGPFAPLLDDAIGRLPAGLPPP; from the coding sequence ATGGACGCCGAGGACCCCGCCCCTCCCGGGCTTCGCGAGCGGAAGAAGCAGCGGACCCGCCTGGCGCTCAGCTGGGCCGCCATCCGGCTGTCCGTCGAACGGGGGTACGCCAACGTGCGGGTCGAGGACATCGCCGACGAGGTCGGGGTCTCGGCACGCACCTTCAGCAACTACTTCGCCAGCAAGGGCGAGGCCATCGCCGCTCGCCAGCTGGACCGGGCGCGGCTCATCGCCGACGAGCTGCGCGCCCGGCCTGCCTCGGAGCCCCTCTGGACCGCCATCCGCAACGCCGCGCGGGCGCGGATCGCCCTCGACCGCCCCACCGACGGCCAGGCAACGCCCGACGACCAGTGGATCGCCGGTGTCCGGCTGATGCTCACCGAACCCGCCCTGCAGGCCGAGATGTTCCGCATCAGCGCCGCAGCCCACGACGCGCTGGCCGCCGCCGTCGCCGACCGCGTCGGCGTCGACCCCGAGGACCTGTACCCCCAGCTCGTTGCCGGTTCGGTGGGGGCCGCCATGCAGGCGGCCATGCGGCGGTGGCTGCGCGCCGACCCGCCCGGCCCGTTCGCACCGCTGCTGGACGACGCCATCGGCAGGTTGCCCGCCGGCCTGCCCCCGCCCTGA